In one Umezawaea sp. Da 62-37 genomic region, the following are encoded:
- a CDS encoding hydantoinase/oxoprolinase family protein, which produces MRIGIDVGGSHTDAVLVDGDRLLGTAKRPTSADIRTGIVEALSALVIGTGLRGDRVDAVVMGTTQFLNAAVTASELAPTAIVRFTIPAPHTLMPLVFWPERLVRAIGGTSYLCGGGHEFDGRDIMPFDRAAFRRIMEDIAARDIRAVALSSVFSPVNADVEVEAAEMLADRLPDVVVSRSSEIGQLGLLGRENATTLNAALRPLADRVLEGLVHVVRIFGIRAPVYLSQNDGTLMDVERARLYPIFTFSSGPVNSILGGGSLSGLDRCVVVDVGGSTTDIGVLHDGFPRLAVDEVSTAGLITNFRMPDILSIPVGGGSVVRLGPPVGAGPDTVASGLLRKARVFGGDTLTVTDVAAAAGLLDIGDPARVADLPDRDVRDVLDHVRARIAAEARVMCASTADVPIVAVGGAAFLVPDDLVPGREVVRPDHGHAANAVGAAMALVGSHVDRIAPVPTGGAADQVDRACQEAADRVVAAGADPGTVRIVEQDAQPVPYLPGNAVRIRVRAVGKLDGALRQEQPDAEWGPRAVAR; this is translated from the coding sequence GTGAGGATCGGCATCGACGTCGGCGGCAGCCACACCGACGCCGTGCTGGTCGACGGCGACCGGCTGCTCGGGACGGCGAAGCGCCCGACCAGCGCGGACATCCGCACCGGGATCGTCGAGGCGCTGTCCGCGCTGGTGATCGGGACCGGTCTGCGGGGCGACCGGGTCGACGCCGTCGTCATGGGGACGACGCAGTTCCTCAACGCGGCCGTCACCGCGAGCGAGCTCGCGCCGACCGCGATCGTCCGCTTCACGATCCCCGCGCCGCACACGCTGATGCCGCTGGTCTTCTGGCCGGAGCGGCTGGTGCGGGCCATCGGCGGGACCAGCTACCTCTGCGGTGGCGGCCACGAGTTCGACGGCCGCGACATCATGCCGTTCGACCGGGCGGCGTTCCGCCGGATCATGGAGGACATCGCCGCGCGGGACATCCGCGCGGTCGCGCTGTCCTCGGTGTTCTCCCCGGTCAACGCCGACGTCGAGGTCGAGGCGGCCGAGATGCTCGCCGACCGCCTGCCGGACGTGGTGGTGAGCCGCTCGTCCGAGATCGGCCAGCTCGGCCTGCTGGGGCGCGAGAACGCGACCACCCTCAACGCCGCGCTGCGCCCGCTGGCGGACCGGGTGCTGGAGGGCCTCGTGCACGTCGTGCGGATCTTCGGCATCAGGGCGCCGGTCTACCTGAGCCAGAACGACGGCACCCTGATGGACGTGGAGCGGGCCAGGCTGTACCCGATCTTCACGTTCTCGTCGGGACCGGTGAACTCGATCCTCGGCGGTGGCAGCCTGTCCGGACTGGACCGGTGCGTGGTCGTCGACGTCGGCGGGTCCACGACGGACATCGGCGTGCTGCACGACGGGTTCCCGCGCCTCGCGGTCGACGAGGTCAGCACCGCGGGGCTGATCACCAACTTCCGCATGCCCGACATCCTGTCCATCCCCGTGGGCGGCGGCAGCGTCGTCCGGCTCGGCCCGCCCGTCGGCGCGGGACCGGACACCGTGGCGAGCGGGCTGCTCCGGAAGGCGCGCGTCTTCGGCGGCGACACCCTGACGGTCACCGACGTGGCGGCGGCGGCGGGTCTGCTCGACATCGGCGACCCCGCCCGCGTCGCCGACCTGCCCGACCGGGACGTCCGCGACGTGCTCGACCACGTGCGGGCGCGGATCGCGGCCGAGGCGCGCGTCATGTGCGCGTCGACGGCCGACGTGCCGATCGTCGCCGTGGGCGGTGCCGCGTTCCTGGTGCCGGACGACCTCGTGCCCGGCCGCGAGGTCGTGCGCCCGGACCACGGGCACGCGGCCAACGCCGTCGGCGCCGCGATGGCGCTGGTCGGCAGCCACGTGGACCGGATCGCACCCGTCCCCACGGGCGGCGCGGCCGACCAGGTCGACCGGGCGTGCCAGGAGGCCGCTGACCGCGTGGTCGCGGCGGGCGCCGATCCCGGCACCGTCCGCATCGTCGAACAGGACGCCCAGCCGGTTCCCTACCTGCCCGGCAACGCCGTGCGGATCCGCGTCCGCGCGGTCGGCAAGCTCGACGGGGCGCTCCGCCAGGAGCAGCCCGACGCGGAGTGGGGGCCTCGTGCCGTCGCCCGGTGA
- a CDS encoding aspartate/glutamate racemase family protein has protein sequence MRVRVVLPVTAPELLDRVRAELAAGAVAGVETDVVAIGAGPASIECEYDEALALPGVLQEVERAAAEGVDGVFVTCFGDPAVPAARELVGIPVVGGFEPAVLAAMSVSDRFGVVCVLPDVMPMIRALVRRHGLADRFAGIRSVDIPVLDLEGEDELARALLDQATALVERDGAESIVLGCTGMLGVAAALGDALLAKGLPVPVVDPTRTALAWLRMQHDLGLGSSGVTYVRRARR, from the coding sequence GTGCGCGTTCGCGTCGTACTACCGGTCACAGCGCCGGAACTGCTCGACCGCGTCCGCGCGGAACTCGCCGCGGGGGCCGTAGCGGGCGTGGAGACCGACGTCGTCGCCATCGGCGCGGGACCTGCCTCGATCGAATGCGAGTACGACGAGGCGCTCGCGCTGCCCGGCGTGCTCCAGGAGGTGGAGCGGGCGGCCGCCGAGGGTGTGGACGGGGTGTTCGTCACCTGCTTCGGCGACCCGGCGGTGCCCGCGGCGCGGGAACTGGTCGGGATCCCCGTGGTCGGCGGGTTCGAACCCGCCGTCCTGGCGGCGATGAGCGTCTCGGACCGGTTCGGCGTGGTGTGCGTCCTGCCGGACGTGATGCCCATGATCCGCGCGCTGGTCCGGCGCCACGGGCTCGCGGACCGCTTCGCCGGCATCCGCTCGGTCGACATCCCGGTGCTCGACCTGGAGGGCGAGGACGAACTGGCCCGCGCCCTGCTCGACCAGGCCACCGCGCTCGTCGAGCGCGACGGGGCCGAGTCGATCGTGCTCGGGTGCACGGGCATGCTGGGTGTCGCCGCGGCGCTCGGCGACGCGCTCCTGGCCAAGGGCCTGCCGGTCCCCGTCGTCGACCCCACCCGCACGGCGCTGGCCTGGCTGCGGATGCAGCACGACCTCGGGCTCGGCTCCAGCGGTGTCACCTACGTCCGGCGGGCACGTCGGTGA
- a CDS encoding helix-turn-helix domain-containing protein: protein MHIDDLGAARIMTAVRQSSDAVAYANSLLSPLRHVNGGLLLDTLRVYLDNRSSLGLTADALNLHRNTVSGRLARIRQLLDVDLDDPEERLALSLACRIAEAEA, encoded by the coding sequence GTGCACATCGACGACCTGGGCGCGGCCCGCATCATGACCGCCGTGCGCCAGTCGTCCGACGCGGTCGCGTACGCGAACTCGCTGCTGTCCCCGCTGCGGCACGTGAACGGCGGCCTGCTCCTCGACACCCTGCGGGTCTACCTCGACAACCGCTCCTCCCTCGGTCTCACCGCGGACGCGCTCAACCTGCACCGCAACACGGTGTCGGGTCGCCTCGCGCGGATCCGCCAGCTCCTGGACGTCGACCTGGACGACCCCGAGGAGCGCCTGGCCCTGTCCCTCGCATGCCGCATCGCCGAAGCGGAGGCCTGA
- a CDS encoding LCP family protein: MTFAPRPNAVRPRRSRHRLTRGRRSRTRGLVLSAAVAVVVVLLLGSACAAYLVWSTSASVTRADGVLRPVPPSVARDTVGGENYLVIGSDSRQGPNGAYGDVEGARSDTTMLAHIAEDGSRVTFVSLPRDSWVDVPACPRGDGTVSEPYRGMLNSAYATGGAACAVDTVQRLTGLRVDHYVEFDFAGFSAVVDALGGVDVAAPDGRAVSDPDSGLEMTAGVNHLDGERALAYVRARHNLGDGSDLGRVERQQRFVAAVAHSAATADKLLDPVVVVDLVKAVAEHTTLDTGTRLTELVGLARAVSTGSARLVLTTAPIATPDYDPEHDEMHGGGRVLLDAEAGDALYHALAQDLPVG, from the coding sequence ATGACGTTCGCGCCTCGTCCGAACGCGGTTCGACCGCGTCGCTCCCGCCACCGCCTCACCCGCGGGCGGCGTTCGCGCACCCGCGGGCTGGTCCTGTCCGCGGCGGTGGCGGTCGTCGTCGTGCTGCTGCTCGGCAGCGCGTGCGCCGCCTACCTGGTGTGGAGCACCTCGGCGTCGGTGACGCGCGCGGACGGCGTGCTCCGACCGGTGCCGCCCTCGGTCGCCCGCGACACCGTCGGCGGGGAGAACTACCTGGTGATCGGGTCGGACTCGCGGCAGGGGCCGAACGGGGCGTACGGCGACGTCGAGGGGGCGCGGTCCGACACCACGATGCTGGCCCACATCGCGGAGGACGGGTCGCGGGTGACCTTCGTCAGCCTGCCGAGGGACTCCTGGGTGGACGTTCCCGCGTGCCCGCGCGGCGACGGGACGGTGTCCGAGCCGTACCGGGGGATGCTGAACTCCGCCTACGCCACCGGTGGCGCCGCGTGCGCGGTCGACACCGTGCAGCGGCTGACCGGCCTGCGGGTCGACCACTACGTCGAGTTCGACTTCGCCGGGTTCAGCGCCGTGGTGGACGCGCTGGGCGGGGTCGACGTCGCCGCGCCCGACGGGCGGGCGGTGTCCGATCCGGACAGCGGACTGGAGATGACCGCCGGGGTGAACCACCTCGACGGCGAACGGGCGCTCGCCTACGTGCGCGCCCGGCACAACCTGGGCGACGGGTCCGACCTCGGGCGGGTGGAGCGCCAGCAGCGGTTCGTCGCGGCGGTGGCGCACTCGGCCGCCACGGCCGACAAGCTGCTCGACCCCGTGGTCGTCGTGGACCTGGTGAAGGCCGTCGCCGAGCACACGACGCTGGACACCGGCACCCGGCTCACCGAACTGGTGGGGCTCGCGCGGGCCGTCAGCACGGGGTCCGCCCGGCTGGTCCTCACCACCGCCCCCATCGCGACTCCCGACTACGACCCGGAGCACGACGAGATGCACGGCGGGGGTCGGGTGCTGCTCGACGCGGAGGCGGGTGACGCGCTCTACCACGCGCTCGCGCAGGACCTGCCGGTCGGCTGA
- a CDS encoding multidrug efflux SMR transporter gives MLKWTLLGVAILFEVFATMCMKFSDGFTRLLPALGVVVGYGISFYLDAQVVRMGLSIPVVYAVWSGGGIALVALVNRWLTGEGLAWPTVVGLVVISFGVALVSFTTSAEIA, from the coding sequence GTGCTGAAGTGGACGCTGCTCGGCGTCGCGATCCTGTTCGAGGTGTTCGCGACCATGTGCATGAAGTTCTCCGACGGCTTCACCCGGCTGCTGCCCGCCCTCGGCGTGGTGGTCGGCTACGGCATCTCGTTCTACCTCGACGCCCAGGTCGTCAGGATGGGCCTGTCGATCCCGGTCGTCTACGCCGTGTGGTCCGGCGGCGGCATCGCGCTCGTCGCGCTGGTCAACCGGTGGCTGACCGGCGAGGGCCTGGCCTGGCCCACGGTCGTCGGGCTCGTGGTGATCTCGTTCGGGGTCGCGCTGGTCTCGTTCACCACATCCGCCGAGATCGCCTGA
- a CDS encoding choice-of-anchor D domain-containing protein codes for MSSRSRRRAAAHLALVSVLVLAVLPGSGVAQGAVAPGGTTRVSQDQNGGQWTGASTEPAVTPDGRYAVFLTTQNADPLDNSPTSQTDAYAVDRRTGKTSLVGIANASPVGTVDPGNGQSVFGASTTRVSVSDDGRYVAVLTNAVGVDAQQSPPAGVDVYLCDRDTDNDGVYDEFDAALNRRETYCTYVGDPNALSAPSDPTATRATEPKVSGDGSVVVWVAPGKGGSMRAVGLTRDQTGRVQPPAAADFADYAGSLGFTHWPTTSRDGDYVVVSADYTEDSPPGAVFGYTPATGQLERVDVGPDGQWLKGTLVDRRVAVSADGMTIAFDWRDTGTDTQVYVVDLDPDDDGVRWTQNNGEPFRSTLVSRKTDGTPGTGGSPSLSADGRYVAFLTAAAGMHDGADLGDAPPCGYPGLSDDSLTTCQVVVRDVVVDVQREADGLGRLPAALASVQAVCGGPPQCGTLLPNYLPALTGTGAEVLFQSSESTLAGSDTNGVADVYSRRFTPSAGVAGGALPDTVVGAASSVVATVSHTGFGPLPLGQPVVTGPDAGDFALEQNQTCAGTTLYETGQCLVTVRFTPTASGNRTATLSLRDPGGAEIATYGLNAVGVAPDQPTPTPTPTGEPDQPNPDQPQPEEPQPDEPQPDQPEDPAAAGVLAVDDAQAAFGESPVGATSPPRTLVFTNRGGQPLDLTGASLLPTLPGGTAYPGDYAVTSDGCAARVLEAGESCAVSVTHTPAGAGRRDALLRVTTADGQAPALLLTGAGVAVSLAVSPAVTRPGRVVLVTATGLPANTAVSVVLAPDGLTVPARTDAAGRFTASYPVGREAETGVFPVQVRSTTGQVLASTSLLVATTTAKPPDFAGR; via the coding sequence GTGTCGTCCCGATCCCGCCGCCGCGCCGCGGCGCACCTCGCGCTGGTGTCCGTCCTCGTCCTCGCCGTGCTGCCCGGCAGCGGGGTGGCGCAGGGGGCGGTGGCCCCCGGCGGGACCACGCGCGTGTCCCAGGACCAGAACGGCGGCCAGTGGACCGGTGCCAGCACCGAACCCGCGGTGACCCCGGACGGCAGGTACGCCGTCTTCCTCACGACGCAGAACGCCGATCCGCTCGACAATTCGCCGACCTCCCAGACCGACGCCTACGCGGTGGACCGCCGCACCGGGAAGACCTCGCTCGTCGGGATCGCGAACGCCAGTCCCGTCGGGACCGTCGACCCCGGCAACGGGCAGTCGGTGTTCGGGGCGAGCACCACCAGGGTCTCCGTCAGCGATGACGGCCGCTACGTCGCCGTGCTCACGAACGCGGTCGGCGTGGACGCGCAGCAGTCGCCTCCCGCCGGCGTCGACGTGTACCTGTGCGACCGGGACACCGACAACGACGGCGTCTACGACGAGTTCGACGCCGCGCTCAACCGGCGGGAGACCTACTGCACCTACGTCGGGGACCCGAACGCCCTGTCCGCCCCGTCGGACCCGACGGCCACGCGCGCCACCGAGCCGAAGGTCTCCGGTGACGGCAGCGTCGTGGTGTGGGTCGCGCCCGGCAAGGGCGGGTCCATGCGGGCGGTGGGGCTCACCCGCGACCAGACCGGCCGCGTCCAACCCCCCGCCGCCGCGGACTTCGCCGACTACGCGGGATCGCTCGGGTTCACGCACTGGCCCACGACCTCCCGCGACGGCGACTACGTCGTCGTGTCCGCCGACTACACCGAGGACAGCCCGCCCGGTGCCGTGTTCGGCTACACGCCCGCCACCGGCCAACTGGAGAGGGTGGACGTGGGGCCGGACGGCCAGTGGCTCAAGGGGACGCTGGTCGACCGGCGCGTCGCCGTGTCGGCCGACGGGATGACGATCGCCTTCGACTGGCGGGACACCGGGACCGACACCCAGGTCTACGTGGTGGACCTGGACCCCGACGACGACGGCGTGCGGTGGACGCAGAACAACGGTGAGCCGTTCCGGTCCACACTGGTCTCCAGGAAGACCGACGGCACCCCCGGCACCGGCGGGAGCCCGTCGCTGTCCGCCGATGGGCGCTACGTCGCGTTCCTCACGGCGGCGGCGGGCATGCACGACGGGGCTGACCTCGGGGACGCGCCCCCGTGCGGGTACCCCGGTCTGTCCGACGACTCGCTGACGACCTGCCAGGTCGTCGTGCGGGACGTGGTCGTGGACGTCCAGCGCGAGGCCGACGGCCTCGGCAGGCTGCCCGCGGCGCTGGCCTCCGTGCAGGCGGTCTGCGGGGGGCCGCCGCAGTGCGGGACCCTGCTGCCGAACTACCTGCCCGCGCTGACCGGCACGGGGGCGGAGGTGCTGTTCCAGTCCTCCGAGTCCACGCTGGCCGGTTCCGACACCAACGGCGTGGCCGACGTCTACTCGCGCCGCTTCACGCCGTCCGCGGGCGTGGCGGGCGGCGCGCTGCCCGACACGGTGGTCGGAGCCGCCTCCAGCGTCGTCGCCACCGTGTCCCACACCGGGTTCGGCCCGCTGCCGCTGGGCCAGCCCGTGGTGACCGGGCCGGACGCCGGGGACTTCGCGCTGGAGCAGAACCAGACGTGCGCGGGGACGACGTTGTACGAGACCGGGCAGTGCCTGGTCACGGTGCGGTTCACGCCCACCGCGAGCGGGAACCGCACGGCGACCCTGTCGCTGAGGGACCCCGGCGGCGCCGAGATCGCCACCTACGGCCTGAACGCCGTCGGTGTCGCTCCCGACCAGCCGACCCCCACTCCCACCCCCACCGGGGAACCCGATCAGCCGAACCCCGATCAGCCCCAGCCGGAAGAACCCCAGCCCGACGAGCCGCAACCCGACCAGCCGGAGGACCCGGCCGCGGCGGGCGTGCTGGCCGTGGACGACGCCCAGGCGGCCTTCGGGGAGAGCCCGGTCGGCGCCACCAGCCCTCCGCGGACGCTGGTGTTCACCAACCGCGGCGGGCAGCCGCTCGACCTCACCGGGGCCTCGCTGCTGCCCACCCTGCCGGGTGGCACGGCCTACCCCGGCGACTACGCCGTCACCTCCGACGGCTGCGCGGCCCGCGTGCTGGAGGCGGGGGAGTCCTGCGCGGTCTCGGTGACCCACACACCCGCGGGCGCGGGGCGTCGCGACGCGCTGCTCCGGGTGACCACGGCGGACGGCCAGGCACCGGCCCTGCTGCTCACCGGGGCGGGTGTCGCCGTGTCGCTCGCGGTGTCGCCCGCCGTGACCCGGCCCGGCCGCGTCGTGCTGGTCACCGCCACCGGCCTGCCCGCGAACACCGCCGTGTCGGTCGTGCTGGCCCCCGATGGGCTCACCGTGCCCGCGAGGACCGACGCGGCCGGGCGCTTCACCGCCTCCTACCCGGTCGGCAGGGAGGCGGAGACCGGCGTGTTCCCGGTGCAGGTGCGCTCGACGACGGGACAGGTGCTGGCGAGCACGTCGTTGCTGGTCGCCACGACGACCGCGAAGCCCCCGGACTTCGCCGGCCGCTGA